The Juglans microcarpa x Juglans regia isolate MS1-56 chromosome 2S, Jm3101_v1.0, whole genome shotgun sequence genome has a window encoding:
- the LOC121252749 gene encoding uncharacterized protein LOC121252749 isoform X6 yields MARGKLILICQSGGEFVTNEDGSMSYTGGNRQTLISLSNDKDLKRMCKFHGSSVTADVFVMGRAGFHREVLNSHSSCRASAIKVAETVPPVADFSTSAAAPHAAAALPVATYAAEELINANSSIGPVSPVALPVERPADSIISVTAAANTANDNPDAAYSSPAGSIAVATDATAHDPNIIDMSSTPADTVKKRRRTASWKVSANGPAIVDVTDHIEEKRKSSSRKKNTQNCNAATATDNPKQQQDTSTCEEDSYGSSILARSSDVPPEKLVSSWKDGIVGVGQVFKSVYEFRDALQKYAIAHRFMYRLKKNDTYRASGTCISEGCSWRIHASWDSSSESFRIKKMNKSHSCGGESWKSAHPSKNWLVSIIKEILRGSPHHKPKEIANSILRDFGIELNYTQVWRGIEDAREQLQGSYKEAYKQFPVFCEKMMEANPGSIVKLCATEDKRFQRLFVSFHATLCGFQNGCRPLLFLDTTSLKSKYHEVLLTATALDGNDGVFPVAFAVVDTENDKNWHWFLEQLKSAMSTSVFITFVSDREKGLKKLVLDVFQKAHYGYSIFHLIENFKKNLKGPFHGDGRGSLPGFFVAAAHAVRHDGFRICTEQIKRVSSKAYDWVLQIEPDHWTNAVFKGERYNHITENVGETYTNWIEEVRELPIIQKVEMLRYKLMELIKTRQTESSRWSTKLTPSKEEKLREETPKAQGLKVLFSSDILFEVHDDSIHVVDIDKWDCTCLGWKASGLPCRHAIAVFNSTGRNVYDHCSGYSTVDSFRLTYSMSINPVSAISIPSSNEKTASDSLPLLPPCTSRPPSQQKEQTSSKGVSKRPVSCTRCKGSGHNKSTCKANL; encoded by the exons ATGGCAAGGGGAAAGCTTATATTGATTTGCCAATCTGGTGGTGAGTTTGTCACAAATGAGGATGGATCGATGTCATACACTGGAG GAAACAGACAAACCCTCATCAGTTTATCAAATGACAAAGACCTCAAAAGGATGTGTAAATTTCATGGAAGTTCAGTAACTGCCGATGTTTTTGTCATGGGGAGAGCAGGTTTTCATCGTGAAGTCTTGAACAGTCATAGCAg TTGCAGGGcaagtgcaataaaagtagctGAAACTGTACCCCCTGTTGCTGACTTCAGTACCTCTGCTGCTGCACCCCATGCCGCTGCTGCTCTTCCTGTTGCAACATATGCAGCTGAAGAACTCATTAATGCTAATTCCAGCATTGGTCCAGTTTCCCCTGTCGCTCTTCCTGTAGAAAGACCTGCTGACTCCATTATATCTGTTACAGCAGCTGCCAATACTGCCAATGATAATCCAGATGCTGCTTATTCCAGTCCAGCCGGTTCCATTGCCGTTGCCACTGATGCGACTGCTCATGACCCAAATATAATTGATATGTCCTCCACCCCTGCTGATACTGTTAAGAAACGAAGGCGAACTGCATCCTGGAAAGTTAGTGCAAATGGTCCTGCTATTGTTGATGTCACTGACCATATTgaggagaaaaggaaaagttCATCCAGAAAAAAGAACACCCAAAATTGCAATGCTGCAACAGCAACCGACAATCCAAAGCAGCAACAAGATACTTCAACCTGTGAAGAAGATTCTTACGGTTCCTCTATCCTTGCTCGTTCAAGTGATGTTCCACCTGAAAAACTAGTTTCATCTTGGAAAGATGGAATTGTTGGTGTTGGTCAGGTATTCAAAAGTGTGTATGAATTTCGGGATGCTCTCCAGAAATATGCCATAGCGCATCGTTTTATGTACAGGTTAAAAAAGAATGACACTTACCGTGCTAGTGGCACATGTATATCAGAAGGCTGTTCTTGGAGGATTCATGCTTCCTGGGACTCATCCTCAGAGTCCTTCAGGattaaaaagatgaataaatcgCATTCGTGTGGAGGGGAATCTTGGAAGTCTGCTCATCCGTCAAAGAATTGGTTGGTGAGTATCATAAAGGAAATATTACGAGGTAGCCCTCATCACAAACCAAAGGAAATTGCTAACAGCATTCTTCGTGACTTTgggattgagctgaattatacTCAAGTATGGCGTGGAATTGAGGATGCCCGGGAGCAACTTCAGGGTTCGTATAAAGAAGCATATAAGCAGTTTCCTGTGTTTTGTGAGAAGATGATGGAGGCAAATCCTGGTAGTATTGTTAAGCTTTGCGCTACTGAAGATAAAAGATTTCAGCGCCTTTTTGTATCCTTTCACGCTACACTGTGTGGTTTTCAAAATGGTTGTCGCCCCCTTCTTTTCCTTGACACCACATCTTTAAAATCAAAGTACCACGAGGTTTTGTTGACAGCTACTGCATTGGATGGTAATGACGGTGTTTTCCCCGTTGCATTTGCTGTAGTAGATACCGAGAATGATAAGAATTGGCATTGGTTTTTGGAGCAGTTGAAATCAGCAATGTCTACTTCAGTATTCATAACTTTTGTCTCTGACAGAGAGAAGGGCTTAAAGAAGCTGGTACTTGACGTATTTCAGAAGGCTCATTATGGATATTCGATATTCCATCTAATAGAAAACTTCAAGAAAAACTTGAAGGGCCCATTTCATGGAGACGGGAGGGGTTCTTTGCCTGGCTTTTTTGTGGCTGCTGCCCATGCTGTCCGAcatgatggttttagaatatgtACTGAGCAAATTAAACGTGTGTCCTCAAAAGCATATGACTGGGTCTTGCAAATTGAGCCAGATCACTGGACAAATGCAGTATTTAAGGGTGAGCGCTATAATCATATCACTGAAAATGTTGGAGAGACATACACCAACTGGATAGAGGAAGTGCGGGAGCTACCGATAATACAGAAGGTCGAAATGCTAAGATACAAGTTGATGGAGTTGATTAAAACTCGTCAAACAGAATCGAGTAGGTGGTCTACAAAACTGACTCCATCCAAGGAGGAAAAATTGCGAGAAGAAACTCCTAAAGCACAGGGCTTGAAAGTATTGTTCTCATCTGATATCCTTTTTGAAGTTCACGATGATTCCATTCATGTGGTGGATATTGATAAGTGGGACTGCACTTGTCTAGGATGGAAAGCTTCTGGGCTACCTTGCCGCCATGCTATTGCTGTCTTTAATTCGACAGGCAGGAATGTGTATGATCACTGTTCAGGGTACTCCACAGTTGATAGCTTCCGTCTAACATATTCAATGTCCATAAACCCTGTATCTGCCATTTCCATTCCTTCAAGTAATGAAAAAACCGCCTCGGATTCTCTGCCTCTACTTCCTCCTTGCACGTCGCGGCCCCCCAGCCAACAAAAAGAGCAGACCAGCAGTAAGGGAGTGTCGAAGAGGCCGGTTTCTTGCACTAGGTGCAAGGGATCGGGGCATAATAAATCTACATGCAAGGCCAACTTATAG
- the LOC121252749 gene encoding uncharacterized protein LOC121252749 isoform X7 translates to MRMDRCHTLEYFLPGNRQTLISLSNDKDLKRMCKFHGSSVTADVFVMGRAGFHREVLNSHSSCRASAIKVAETVPPVADFSTSAAAPHAAAALPVATYAAEELINANSSIGPVSPVALPVERPADSIISVTAAANTANDNPDAAYSSPAGSIAVATDATAHDPNIIDMSSTPADTVKKRRRTASWKVSANGPAIVDVTDHIEEKRKSSSRKKNTQNCNAATATDNPKQQQDTSTCEEDSYGSSILARSSDVPPEKLVSSWKDGIVGVGQVFKSVYEFRDALQKYAIAHRFMYRLKKNDTYRASGTCISEGCSWRIHASWDSSSESFRIKKMNKSHSCGGESWKSAHPSKNWLVSIIKEILRGSPHHKPKEIANSILRDFGIELNYTQVWRGIEDAREQLQGSYKEAYKQFPVFCEKMMEANPGSIVKLCATEDKRFQRLFVSFHATLCGFQNGCRPLLFLDTTSLKSKYHEVLLTATALDGNDGVFPVAFAVVDTENDKNWHWFLEQLKSAMSTSVFITFVSDREKGLKKLVLDVFQKAHYGYSIFHLIENFKKNLKGPFHGDGRGSLPGFFVAAAHAVRHDGFRICTEQIKRVSSKAYDWVLQIEPDHWTNAVFKGERYNHITENVGETYTNWIEEVRELPIIQKVEMLRYKLMELIKTRQTESSRWSTKLTPSKEEKLREETPKAQGLKVLFSSDILFEVHDDSIHVVDIDKWDCTCLGWKASGLPCRHAIAVFNSTGRNVYDHCSGYSTVDSFRLTYSMSINPVSAISIPSSNEKTASDSLPLLPPCTSRPPSQQKEQTSSKGVSKRPVSCTRCKGSGHNKSTCKANL, encoded by the exons ATGAGGATGGATCGATGTCATACACTGGAG TATTTCCTCCCAGGAAACAGACAAACCCTCATCAGTTTATCAAATGACAAAGACCTCAAAAGGATGTGTAAATTTCATGGAAGTTCAGTAACTGCCGATGTTTTTGTCATGGGGAGAGCAGGTTTTCATCGTGAAGTCTTGAACAGTCATAGCAg TTGCAGGGcaagtgcaataaaagtagctGAAACTGTACCCCCTGTTGCTGACTTCAGTACCTCTGCTGCTGCACCCCATGCCGCTGCTGCTCTTCCTGTTGCAACATATGCAGCTGAAGAACTCATTAATGCTAATTCCAGCATTGGTCCAGTTTCCCCTGTCGCTCTTCCTGTAGAAAGACCTGCTGACTCCATTATATCTGTTACAGCAGCTGCCAATACTGCCAATGATAATCCAGATGCTGCTTATTCCAGTCCAGCCGGTTCCATTGCCGTTGCCACTGATGCGACTGCTCATGACCCAAATATAATTGATATGTCCTCCACCCCTGCTGATACTGTTAAGAAACGAAGGCGAACTGCATCCTGGAAAGTTAGTGCAAATGGTCCTGCTATTGTTGATGTCACTGACCATATTgaggagaaaaggaaaagttCATCCAGAAAAAAGAACACCCAAAATTGCAATGCTGCAACAGCAACCGACAATCCAAAGCAGCAACAAGATACTTCAACCTGTGAAGAAGATTCTTACGGTTCCTCTATCCTTGCTCGTTCAAGTGATGTTCCACCTGAAAAACTAGTTTCATCTTGGAAAGATGGAATTGTTGGTGTTGGTCAGGTATTCAAAAGTGTGTATGAATTTCGGGATGCTCTCCAGAAATATGCCATAGCGCATCGTTTTATGTACAGGTTAAAAAAGAATGACACTTACCGTGCTAGTGGCACATGTATATCAGAAGGCTGTTCTTGGAGGATTCATGCTTCCTGGGACTCATCCTCAGAGTCCTTCAGGattaaaaagatgaataaatcgCATTCGTGTGGAGGGGAATCTTGGAAGTCTGCTCATCCGTCAAAGAATTGGTTGGTGAGTATCATAAAGGAAATATTACGAGGTAGCCCTCATCACAAACCAAAGGAAATTGCTAACAGCATTCTTCGTGACTTTgggattgagctgaattatacTCAAGTATGGCGTGGAATTGAGGATGCCCGGGAGCAACTTCAGGGTTCGTATAAAGAAGCATATAAGCAGTTTCCTGTGTTTTGTGAGAAGATGATGGAGGCAAATCCTGGTAGTATTGTTAAGCTTTGCGCTACTGAAGATAAAAGATTTCAGCGCCTTTTTGTATCCTTTCACGCTACACTGTGTGGTTTTCAAAATGGTTGTCGCCCCCTTCTTTTCCTTGACACCACATCTTTAAAATCAAAGTACCACGAGGTTTTGTTGACAGCTACTGCATTGGATGGTAATGACGGTGTTTTCCCCGTTGCATTTGCTGTAGTAGATACCGAGAATGATAAGAATTGGCATTGGTTTTTGGAGCAGTTGAAATCAGCAATGTCTACTTCAGTATTCATAACTTTTGTCTCTGACAGAGAGAAGGGCTTAAAGAAGCTGGTACTTGACGTATTTCAGAAGGCTCATTATGGATATTCGATATTCCATCTAATAGAAAACTTCAAGAAAAACTTGAAGGGCCCATTTCATGGAGACGGGAGGGGTTCTTTGCCTGGCTTTTTTGTGGCTGCTGCCCATGCTGTCCGAcatgatggttttagaatatgtACTGAGCAAATTAAACGTGTGTCCTCAAAAGCATATGACTGGGTCTTGCAAATTGAGCCAGATCACTGGACAAATGCAGTATTTAAGGGTGAGCGCTATAATCATATCACTGAAAATGTTGGAGAGACATACACCAACTGGATAGAGGAAGTGCGGGAGCTACCGATAATACAGAAGGTCGAAATGCTAAGATACAAGTTGATGGAGTTGATTAAAACTCGTCAAACAGAATCGAGTAGGTGGTCTACAAAACTGACTCCATCCAAGGAGGAAAAATTGCGAGAAGAAACTCCTAAAGCACAGGGCTTGAAAGTATTGTTCTCATCTGATATCCTTTTTGAAGTTCACGATGATTCCATTCATGTGGTGGATATTGATAAGTGGGACTGCACTTGTCTAGGATGGAAAGCTTCTGGGCTACCTTGCCGCCATGCTATTGCTGTCTTTAATTCGACAGGCAGGAATGTGTATGATCACTGTTCAGGGTACTCCACAGTTGATAGCTTCCGTCTAACATATTCAATGTCCATAAACCCTGTATCTGCCATTTCCATTCCTTCAAGTAATGAAAAAACCGCCTCGGATTCTCTGCCTCTACTTCCTCCTTGCACGTCGCGGCCCCCCAGCCAACAAAAAGAGCAGACCAGCAGTAAGGGAGTGTCGAAGAGGCCGGTTTCTTGCACTAGGTGCAAGGGATCGGGGCATAATAAATCTACATGCAAGGCCAACTTATAG
- the LOC121252749 gene encoding uncharacterized protein LOC121252749 isoform X3: MARGKLILICQSGGEFVTNEDGSMSYTGGEAHAIDINCETMFEDLKLKLAEMWNLECNSISIKYFLPGNRQTLISLSNDKDLKRMCKFHGSSVTADVFVMGRAGFHREVLNSHSSCRASAIKVAETVPPVADFSTSAAAPHAAAALPVATYAAEELINANSSIGPVSPVALPVERPADSIISVTAAANTANDNPDAAYSSPAGSIAVATDATAHDPNIIDMSSTPADTVKKRRRTASWKVSANGPAIVDVTDHIEEKRKSSSRKKNTQNCNAATATDNPKQQQDTSTCEEDSYGSSILARSSDVPPEKLVSSWKDGIVGVGQVFKSVYEFRDALQKYAIAHRFMYRLKKNDTYRASGTCISEGCSWRIHASWDSSSESFRIKKMNKSHSCGGESWKSAHPSKNWLVSIIKEILRGSPHHKPKEIANSILRDFGIELNYTQVWRGIEDAREQLQGSYKEAYKQFPVFCEKMMEANPGSIVKLCATEDKRFQRLFVSFHATLCGFQNGCRPLLFLDTTSLKSKYHEVLLTATALDGNDGVFPVAFAVVDTENDKNWHWFLEQLKSAMSTSVFITFVSDREKGLKKLVLDVFQKAHYGYSIFHLIENFKKNLKGPFHGDGRGSLPGFFVAAAHAVRHDGFRICTEQIKRVSSKAYDWVLQIEPDHWTNAVFKGERYNHITENVGETYTNWIEEVRELPIIQKVEMLRYKLMELIKTRQTESSRWSTKLTPSKEEKLREETPKAQGLKVLFSSDILFEVHDDSIHVVDIDKWDCTCLGWKASGLPCRHAIAVFNSTGRNVYDHCSGYSTVDSFRLTYSMSINPVSAISIPSSNEKTASDSLPLLPPCTSRPPSQQKEQTSSKGVSKRPVSCTRCKGSGHNKSTCKANL; encoded by the exons ATGGCAAGGGGAAAGCTTATATTGATTTGCCAATCTGGTGGTGAGTTTGTCACAAATGAGGATGGATCGATGTCATACACTGGAGGTGAGGCACATGCAATAGATATCAATTGTGAAACCATGTTTGAAGATCTCAAATTAAAATTAGCTGAAATGTGGAATTTGGAATGTAATTCCATATCCATAAAGTATTTCCTCCCAGGAAACAGACAAACCCTCATCAGTTTATCAAATGACAAAGACCTCAAAAGGATGTGTAAATTTCATGGAAGTTCAGTAACTGCCGATGTTTTTGTCATGGGGAGAGCAGGTTTTCATCGTGAAGTCTTGAACAGTCATAGCAg TTGCAGGGcaagtgcaataaaagtagctGAAACTGTACCCCCTGTTGCTGACTTCAGTACCTCTGCTGCTGCACCCCATGCCGCTGCTGCTCTTCCTGTTGCAACATATGCAGCTGAAGAACTCATTAATGCTAATTCCAGCATTGGTCCAGTTTCCCCTGTCGCTCTTCCTGTAGAAAGACCTGCTGACTCCATTATATCTGTTACAGCAGCTGCCAATACTGCCAATGATAATCCAGATGCTGCTTATTCCAGTCCAGCCGGTTCCATTGCCGTTGCCACTGATGCGACTGCTCATGACCCAAATATAATTGATATGTCCTCCACCCCTGCTGATACTGTTAAGAAACGAAGGCGAACTGCATCCTGGAAAGTTAGTGCAAATGGTCCTGCTATTGTTGATGTCACTGACCATATTgaggagaaaaggaaaagttCATCCAGAAAAAAGAACACCCAAAATTGCAATGCTGCAACAGCAACCGACAATCCAAAGCAGCAACAAGATACTTCAACCTGTGAAGAAGATTCTTACGGTTCCTCTATCCTTGCTCGTTCAAGTGATGTTCCACCTGAAAAACTAGTTTCATCTTGGAAAGATGGAATTGTTGGTGTTGGTCAGGTATTCAAAAGTGTGTATGAATTTCGGGATGCTCTCCAGAAATATGCCATAGCGCATCGTTTTATGTACAGGTTAAAAAAGAATGACACTTACCGTGCTAGTGGCACATGTATATCAGAAGGCTGTTCTTGGAGGATTCATGCTTCCTGGGACTCATCCTCAGAGTCCTTCAGGattaaaaagatgaataaatcgCATTCGTGTGGAGGGGAATCTTGGAAGTCTGCTCATCCGTCAAAGAATTGGTTGGTGAGTATCATAAAGGAAATATTACGAGGTAGCCCTCATCACAAACCAAAGGAAATTGCTAACAGCATTCTTCGTGACTTTgggattgagctgaattatacTCAAGTATGGCGTGGAATTGAGGATGCCCGGGAGCAACTTCAGGGTTCGTATAAAGAAGCATATAAGCAGTTTCCTGTGTTTTGTGAGAAGATGATGGAGGCAAATCCTGGTAGTATTGTTAAGCTTTGCGCTACTGAAGATAAAAGATTTCAGCGCCTTTTTGTATCCTTTCACGCTACACTGTGTGGTTTTCAAAATGGTTGTCGCCCCCTTCTTTTCCTTGACACCACATCTTTAAAATCAAAGTACCACGAGGTTTTGTTGACAGCTACTGCATTGGATGGTAATGACGGTGTTTTCCCCGTTGCATTTGCTGTAGTAGATACCGAGAATGATAAGAATTGGCATTGGTTTTTGGAGCAGTTGAAATCAGCAATGTCTACTTCAGTATTCATAACTTTTGTCTCTGACAGAGAGAAGGGCTTAAAGAAGCTGGTACTTGACGTATTTCAGAAGGCTCATTATGGATATTCGATATTCCATCTAATAGAAAACTTCAAGAAAAACTTGAAGGGCCCATTTCATGGAGACGGGAGGGGTTCTTTGCCTGGCTTTTTTGTGGCTGCTGCCCATGCTGTCCGAcatgatggttttagaatatgtACTGAGCAAATTAAACGTGTGTCCTCAAAAGCATATGACTGGGTCTTGCAAATTGAGCCAGATCACTGGACAAATGCAGTATTTAAGGGTGAGCGCTATAATCATATCACTGAAAATGTTGGAGAGACATACACCAACTGGATAGAGGAAGTGCGGGAGCTACCGATAATACAGAAGGTCGAAATGCTAAGATACAAGTTGATGGAGTTGATTAAAACTCGTCAAACAGAATCGAGTAGGTGGTCTACAAAACTGACTCCATCCAAGGAGGAAAAATTGCGAGAAGAAACTCCTAAAGCACAGGGCTTGAAAGTATTGTTCTCATCTGATATCCTTTTTGAAGTTCACGATGATTCCATTCATGTGGTGGATATTGATAAGTGGGACTGCACTTGTCTAGGATGGAAAGCTTCTGGGCTACCTTGCCGCCATGCTATTGCTGTCTTTAATTCGACAGGCAGGAATGTGTATGATCACTGTTCAGGGTACTCCACAGTTGATAGCTTCCGTCTAACATATTCAATGTCCATAAACCCTGTATCTGCCATTTCCATTCCTTCAAGTAATGAAAAAACCGCCTCGGATTCTCTGCCTCTACTTCCTCCTTGCACGTCGCGGCCCCCCAGCCAACAAAAAGAGCAGACCAGCAGTAAGGGAGTGTCGAAGAGGCCGGTTTCTTGCACTAGGTGCAAGGGATCGGGGCATAATAAATCTACATGCAAGGCCAACTTATAG
- the LOC121252749 gene encoding uncharacterized protein LOC121252749 isoform X8: protein MCKFHGSSVTADVFVMGRAGFHREVLNSHSSCRASAIKVAETVPPVADFSTSAAAPHAAAALPVATYAAEELINANSSIGPVSPVALPVERPADSIISVTAAANTANDNPDAAYSSPAGSIAVATDATAHDPNIIDMSSTPADTVKKRRRTASWKVSANGPAIVDVTDHIEEKRKSSSRKKNTQNCNAATATDNPKQQQDTSTCEEDSYGSSILARSSDVPPEKLVSSWKDGIVGVGQVFKSVYEFRDALQKYAIAHRFMYRLKKNDTYRASGTCISEGCSWRIHASWDSSSESFRIKKMNKSHSCGGESWKSAHPSKNWLVSIIKEILRGSPHHKPKEIANSILRDFGIELNYTQVWRGIEDAREQLQGSYKEAYKQFPVFCEKMMEANPGSIVKLCATEDKRFQRLFVSFHATLCGFQNGCRPLLFLDTTSLKSKYHEVLLTATALDGNDGVFPVAFAVVDTENDKNWHWFLEQLKSAMSTSVFITFVSDREKGLKKLVLDVFQKAHYGYSIFHLIENFKKNLKGPFHGDGRGSLPGFFVAAAHAVRHDGFRICTEQIKRVSSKAYDWVLQIEPDHWTNAVFKGERYNHITENVGETYTNWIEEVRELPIIQKVEMLRYKLMELIKTRQTESSRWSTKLTPSKEEKLREETPKAQGLKVLFSSDILFEVHDDSIHVVDIDKWDCTCLGWKASGLPCRHAIAVFNSTGRNVYDHCSGYSTVDSFRLTYSMSINPVSAISIPSSNEKTASDSLPLLPPCTSRPPSQQKEQTSSKGVSKRPVSCTRCKGSGHNKSTCKANL from the exons ATGTGTAAATTTCATGGAAGTTCAGTAACTGCCGATGTTTTTGTCATGGGGAGAGCAGGTTTTCATCGTGAAGTCTTGAACAGTCATAGCAg TTGCAGGGcaagtgcaataaaagtagctGAAACTGTACCCCCTGTTGCTGACTTCAGTACCTCTGCTGCTGCACCCCATGCCGCTGCTGCTCTTCCTGTTGCAACATATGCAGCTGAAGAACTCATTAATGCTAATTCCAGCATTGGTCCAGTTTCCCCTGTCGCTCTTCCTGTAGAAAGACCTGCTGACTCCATTATATCTGTTACAGCAGCTGCCAATACTGCCAATGATAATCCAGATGCTGCTTATTCCAGTCCAGCCGGTTCCATTGCCGTTGCCACTGATGCGACTGCTCATGACCCAAATATAATTGATATGTCCTCCACCCCTGCTGATACTGTTAAGAAACGAAGGCGAACTGCATCCTGGAAAGTTAGTGCAAATGGTCCTGCTATTGTTGATGTCACTGACCATATTgaggagaaaaggaaaagttCATCCAGAAAAAAGAACACCCAAAATTGCAATGCTGCAACAGCAACCGACAATCCAAAGCAGCAACAAGATACTTCAACCTGTGAAGAAGATTCTTACGGTTCCTCTATCCTTGCTCGTTCAAGTGATGTTCCACCTGAAAAACTAGTTTCATCTTGGAAAGATGGAATTGTTGGTGTTGGTCAGGTATTCAAAAGTGTGTATGAATTTCGGGATGCTCTCCAGAAATATGCCATAGCGCATCGTTTTATGTACAGGTTAAAAAAGAATGACACTTACCGTGCTAGTGGCACATGTATATCAGAAGGCTGTTCTTGGAGGATTCATGCTTCCTGGGACTCATCCTCAGAGTCCTTCAGGattaaaaagatgaataaatcgCATTCGTGTGGAGGGGAATCTTGGAAGTCTGCTCATCCGTCAAAGAATTGGTTGGTGAGTATCATAAAGGAAATATTACGAGGTAGCCCTCATCACAAACCAAAGGAAATTGCTAACAGCATTCTTCGTGACTTTgggattgagctgaattatacTCAAGTATGGCGTGGAATTGAGGATGCCCGGGAGCAACTTCAGGGTTCGTATAAAGAAGCATATAAGCAGTTTCCTGTGTTTTGTGAGAAGATGATGGAGGCAAATCCTGGTAGTATTGTTAAGCTTTGCGCTACTGAAGATAAAAGATTTCAGCGCCTTTTTGTATCCTTTCACGCTACACTGTGTGGTTTTCAAAATGGTTGTCGCCCCCTTCTTTTCCTTGACACCACATCTTTAAAATCAAAGTACCACGAGGTTTTGTTGACAGCTACTGCATTGGATGGTAATGACGGTGTTTTCCCCGTTGCATTTGCTGTAGTAGATACCGAGAATGATAAGAATTGGCATTGGTTTTTGGAGCAGTTGAAATCAGCAATGTCTACTTCAGTATTCATAACTTTTGTCTCTGACAGAGAGAAGGGCTTAAAGAAGCTGGTACTTGACGTATTTCAGAAGGCTCATTATGGATATTCGATATTCCATCTAATAGAAAACTTCAAGAAAAACTTGAAGGGCCCATTTCATGGAGACGGGAGGGGTTCTTTGCCTGGCTTTTTTGTGGCTGCTGCCCATGCTGTCCGAcatgatggttttagaatatgtACTGAGCAAATTAAACGTGTGTCCTCAAAAGCATATGACTGGGTCTTGCAAATTGAGCCAGATCACTGGACAAATGCAGTATTTAAGGGTGAGCGCTATAATCATATCACTGAAAATGTTGGAGAGACATACACCAACTGGATAGAGGAAGTGCGGGAGCTACCGATAATACAGAAGGTCGAAATGCTAAGATACAAGTTGATGGAGTTGATTAAAACTCGTCAAACAGAATCGAGTAGGTGGTCTACAAAACTGACTCCATCCAAGGAGGAAAAATTGCGAGAAGAAACTCCTAAAGCACAGGGCTTGAAAGTATTGTTCTCATCTGATATCCTTTTTGAAGTTCACGATGATTCCATTCATGTGGTGGATATTGATAAGTGGGACTGCACTTGTCTAGGATGGAAAGCTTCTGGGCTACCTTGCCGCCATGCTATTGCTGTCTTTAATTCGACAGGCAGGAATGTGTATGATCACTGTTCAGGGTACTCCACAGTTGATAGCTTCCGTCTAACATATTCAATGTCCATAAACCCTGTATCTGCCATTTCCATTCCTTCAAGTAATGAAAAAACCGCCTCGGATTCTCTGCCTCTACTTCCTCCTTGCACGTCGCGGCCCCCCAGCCAACAAAAAGAGCAGACCAGCAGTAAGGGAGTGTCGAAGAGGCCGGTTTCTTGCACTAGGTGCAAGGGATCGGGGCATAATAAATCTACATGCAAGGCCAACTTATAG